The genomic stretch TGAACGATCCGGGCAATTGCTTGTCGATCAACACGCTACGCGGACGTGATTCAACTTCGTCGTGCAACTGCCACATGTCGCTGCCGTGACAAAACACGGGTGACTGGGGATCGGGTTGGTGGTGACGAACGACAATCGTCGGAATCTTTGCTTTCGCGGCGGAATCCATCGCCGCCAAGATCGATCCCAAATGACCGACCGGGTGGCGAATCGGAAAAGCGCCCTCAAAGTACTCGCGCTGTACGTCGATGACCAATAGCGCACGTTTCATAAACAGTATCCTTGCTCAGCATTCCTAGCATTGAAGTCGATCGCGACACGGATCGACGGTCCGTCGATCTTATCGCAAGACGCTGGCGAAGGGGGGGCCATCGGAACTCGAACAGCCGAAGTTTTCTCTCGAGAACTCGACCGCTCTGTGAACGTCAGTTTGCGGACTTCCGCACGACCGCCAGCCAGTCTTGGTCTTGATCCACGGGCGGTGGGCCCAAGGTTTCTCGCTTGCCTCCGGCGATTCGGCCGACGGTACCCTGTTGCAAGCCGCCGCCGGTTCGCGGGTTGAACCACTCGACGGTGAACGCGCCGTTTGCGTCACTCAGATCCAAACTGCTTTCGCCACCATTCGGCAAATAGACAAGATAGATTTCATCTTGCTTGGCGAAACAAAATTTCGAGTTGCCGTTTTTGATGTTTCCGATCAACGAATCGGCATTCGTCATTTCCGCAAATGGAATCGCGTTGTCGGCAAAGAACGTTACCGCAATTCGGCAATAATCCCAACTTGTGTCGCGGCTTCGGAAGTCTTCACAGACCAGATCGTTCTCTGGGAGTTTGTAGCCGAAGTAGTATTCCACACCGCCGCCGCCGGCCATCAGCGTACCCCAAAGACATAGTTTGCGAATGTCGTGAGCCGTGTAGGTCTTGCCGTCTTGCGTTCCGGTCCCGTCGTTGCCCTGGTAACCGGGGTCGGCGGGGACTCCGTCGCTTGCGGGGCCCTGTTCGTCATTGGCGCACACCCACGGTCGGCCGGCAAGGGCGGATTGGCGAACCCATTTTAGGGTTCGCCCGTGAGCTTGGTTCCAAGAATTTTGCAGCGACACGCCCGTCAACTTTGACTGGTCACCTAGCAAGGGCGTGTACTGTTTGTCCTGCTGGTTGGGATACGTGTGCAGAACGATCGGATGGTGGTACGGATCGGTGTCGTGAATGTAGTTGACCATGTCGCGGATTTCGTCGCTGCTTTGAGTGTTCTCTTCGCCGATGTTCCAGTTCAACGCCAACGCGTGCCCGTATCGAGCGATCAGCTCGCGACAATACAGCTTGCGTTCGACTCCGGTCTTGCCGCCGTCAAGCGATTCGGGAACCTGTCCCGCTTGGTCGCCGTGACCTCGGCGATTGTCGTCCATTTCGTTCTCTTGCATTTTGAAGTGCAGGTGCATTCCCTTTGCCGTCCCGTGATCCAGAATCACACCCCATTGGTCAAGTTTGGAACAGTCATAGTGAAGTTTGTCTTCGCGTTTGACGAACGGCCAAACGTTGTCACCGTCTCCGCCTGCGTTGTAGGTCAAGAACGAAAACGTGTTGCATCCCTTTTTAGCCAAGTAGTTGATGGCACCGATCAGTCCCTTGCCCTTGCCGTTCTTCCAGGCCGGATCACCCGATTGCCAATCGCCAACGTGAGGCTTCCATGACTTCAGGGGAACACCGGACTTGCGAGCGATCGTGTTGTCGAAGTCTTGATAGCCGAGCATCGTTTCGGGTGCGTCGGGCCCCACCTTCAAGAAAAATTCTTTCGATCCCGCATACTGCAGATAGTGTTTTCCGATGTACTGCAGACGCCCTCTTGCGCGCATGTCGCGGCCGATCTTGTCGCTGTCTTCGATCTGAAAATCACCGTGCGTGCCATCGAACAGAGTGATCGCCGTTCCAGCGTTGTCGCCAATCGCCGCGCCCGCGCCTTGCTTGAACGAGATCGTGTACGTCCACCGTCCGACTTTGTCGGGCGACAAATGGGCTCGCCACATTGTCCCGAACTCCGCGGACGATTCAGCCGCGTTTCCGTCTGCGGCGAAGTAGCCGGGAACCGTGTAGCTCGGCGATCCACTTTCGTGTTGGAAGGCGACGTTGAACGCCAAATCCGTGAACGCGTTGGGCCGGTTATCGCCTTCGTGTGCAAATGGGCCGTCAAGGGTCAAGGTGACCTTGTGCCATTGCTTTGCTTCGCCACTGATCACGACGGAACCGTCGCCGTCATTACCACGTGGCCCAACCAGTGCCTCGCCGTGCGACGTTTTAGACGGAGCCTTCATACCCAGCGTCTTGACTGCTGCGACGGTCGCGGCGTCCGCAGGTGTGAATCGGATTCTGGCCACGCGTGCCCGACTGAACTCTTTGCCATCGGCAGACGCGATCTGTGAACTGACCGTGACAACGTCGCCTTCGCCGACTCGGATGTCACGCCACATGTGGTGAAACTGGGGTCCCGTTTCGAACGTTTGGCGGCTGATCGGGCACGTAAAATCACCCACCTGGGAATCGTTGATCGCGACTTGATAGGTCGCCCGACCGTCGCTCTCGCCGACCGCCTCGAGCGTGACGTGATACTTGCCACTTGCCGACGGAAACGCGGACTGAGTTTTCGCAGACTTATTGCGTTCGGGATGAATCGCCAGCCACTTGCCTTGATCCAAATAGTAGGCGGTGCCGTCGATCGAGAAATCGGTCGCTTCCAGCACGATGTCCTGGGTGCCAAGGGCGTTGTCTTGCGCCCGTGTGGTCGGCGAAAGTACGAAGCAGACGAGTGCGGTCGCCGCAAGCGCGGATCGGACCAAGTGTGAGTAATTCATGACGGACATCTCGAAGGCGGGGAAGGGTTAGGGGGACGCGATCAAACGGACGTTGCGGTGCAATGCGACAATGCTTGCGCGATCGCTTGAGCGACTTCGGTGGTCGATGACGTGCCTCCGACGTCTCGTGTTTGGATTTTGCCATCAGCAAGCACTTTGGCGACAGCGCCTTCAAGCACAATGGACGCGTCATGGCACACCGGATCGCTATGCTTGTCCCCCAGCCAATCTAGCATCATGGCGGCGGATAGAATCGTCGCCATCGGATTGGCAGCGTTCCGTCCAGCCAATTGCGGCGCGGTGCCGTGCGACGGTTGGAATAATCCGTTTTCTTCACCCATCTCGGCCGATGGGCCCAGACCAAGTCCGCCGACCAAGCCGGCGCCTAGGTCCGACAAAATATCGCCGAACTGGTTCTCCATCACCAAGACGTCAAAGTCCCACGGGTTCTGAACCATGTACAGACTCATCGCATCCACGTAGACCGCGTTGGCATCGATCTGGGGATAGGCCTTCGCGGCGTCAAAGAACACCTCGCGAAAAAAGGCCATGCTGCGGAACACGTTGGCTTTGTCCACACAGGTGACCATCTTCTTTCCATCGCTGGGGCGTCCGCTACGACGCTGGGCCAATCGAAATGCGAAGTCTGAAACTTGCGACGTACCCTTCCGCGTTACGACCAACGTATCGGTGGCGACTTCGTTGCCGACTTTGGCACCGCCGCCAAACGAAGCAAATAGTCCTTCGAGATTTTCGCGAATGATGATGAAGTCGATCCCTGGCCCGGTCTCTTTCAGGGCGCACGGCGCACCCGGGTAAAGCTTGACCGGCCGAACGGCAGAATGCACGTTCAACGCGCGGCGCAGTCCCACCATCATCGTGGGTTGAACCTCGGTGCCATCGGGATAGCGTACATCGGGCAACCCGATCGCCGACAACAGCACCGCGTCCGCCGCCAAGCATTCCGCGAGCACCTGATCGGGCAGCGTTTCGCCGGATTCGCGAAACAGTTCCGCGCCGGCTCGGTGAGACTTGAAGCTCAAATCCAAGCCCGAAAACTCCTGAACCAACTGGTCGAGAACGATTCGAGTAGCGTCCATGCACTCGGGGCCGATCCCGTCACCGGGCAACAGGGCGATCGAATAAGCAGCCATAGCGATGTGGGATTCTTCAAAAAAAGAGACACAGGAGGAAGGTTTTCGCCACTGCGAGTGGACATTGGCCAAGATTGTATCTTTAATGCCATGAATCACCATTAAATAGTCGATAACAATCGTTCGAAATTCCTTTATGAAAATATCGCCCCCGCGTGGTCGTGTCGAAGACCTGAGCGTCTCTCACTTGCACACCTTCCGGTTGGTGATGCAGCACGGCGGGTACGCATCGGCTGCCAAGGCATCGGGAATGTCGGTGCCGTCGGTGTGGCAGCACATTCGCTCGCTCGAGTCGATCTACGCAGTCAAACTGTTCGAGAAGGTCGGCCGTCAGGTGCAGCCGACCGATTCAGCAAAACGGCTGTTCGATCAAGTGGACCAAGTTTTGGTTCACCTGGAATCGACGTTCGATCACGTCGACAACTCCCAAGCCGAGCGGCTGATCCGGTTGGTCGTCGGTACGCGAATGATGATGGAAGACTTGGCTTTGCCATTGGCAGCGTTTCGCAAACGCCATCGCAACCAGCTTGTCATCCGACAGGGAAACGAACAACGCGCCGAAGAACGTTTGCTTGCTGATGAAACCGACATCGCGTTGACGCTGGAGCCCGGCCCGTACCAGCGTTCGCCGCGGATCCATTACGAGCGTGCCTATACGGTTGACTTTCTGGCGATCGCGGCTAGGAAACATGCGTTCGCCAAATCGGGCACAAGCAGCCTACGAGAACTGGTCAAGCATGAACTCGTCGTCACCACGGTCGGAACTCACGGTCGCGACACACTCGAACAAGCGTTGCATCGCGATGGTCTGAGTGCCACGATTGCGATCGAGACTGACAACAGCGCATTCACGATTGCGTGCGTTGCCGCGGGCATGGGCGTCGGAGTGTTGGCCGGGCGAGGCAAAGGCACGCTGTGCAAAAACCTTCTTTCACGATCGCTTACCAAACAACTGGGACAACGCAACATTGTCTTCATGTGGCGAAAGGGAACGCTGCTCAGTCGGCCAATGCTGGATTTCGTCGATCACGTTCGGCGTCTCGATGCTGACTGGAACGCGTCCAACCCCTAGCCGCGCTGACGAACCCTTCACGGCGCGAAGTGCCCCTCTCGAACGAACTCGCGGAACTTTCGTGGGCACTTGGGGTTCAATTCCGAGATGTCGTTCTTTCAGAAAAGTGAGCTGAAAATGGGTCGGTTTGGATTTCTTGTAAAACTCGTTTCATGCATTGGCATTGCGATCGTTTCGTGCCCGGCAGACGCTCAAAATCGAGGGCAGTTTATCGAGTCGCGGTTCGATTCGTTCGACAAAGACGGCGATGGTCGCATCACCGCCAGCGAAGCCAATCGACCCTTTCTGATTCGCCAGTTCGACAAAGATGGTGACGGCGCGTTGTCCATCGACGAGTTTCGCGCAGTGATGGAAAAGGCCGTGAATCGCCAGGGACCGTCAACGGATGCGGGCAAACCCTGGCAAGCAGCGGACTTTGTCGGCGACATCCCCGATGCGGCGCCGATCTCGCAGCAATCGGTTCTCGCCGCCGCCCAATACAGTGCGTCCAAGAAGGGGATTTCCTTCTTGGTGATGTACGACGGCAAACCGATCTACGCCGACTATCCCAACGGGGGCTCGGCGACCCGAGGACATGAGCTGGCCAGCGGTACCAAGAGCTTTACCGGCGTGATGGCGATCGCCGCGATCGAAGACGGCTTGATCGCGTCGCTTGACGAGAATGTCAGTGATACGATCACTGAGTGGAAGGACGATCCGCTTAAATCCAAGATCACCGTTCGCCAACTTTTGGACCTGACCAGCGGGATCAGCCCTGGCAGTAGCGACGGTGGCCAAGTGCCCAGTTACGCATCGGCAATCAGAAACCCGACGCTGACACCGCCGGGCGAGAAGTTCAATTACGGCCCGGCCCACTTTCAATGCTTCGGCGAATTGATGCGCCGCAAACTCAAGTCCGGTGGCTCGTCGGAAAGCCCGCTCGAATATTTGACTCGCCGCATCTTTAAGCCGATCGGCCTTGATTACGCGCGTTGGCGAAGCGATGAAGACGGTCATCCGCACCTGCCCTCGGGCGCGGCGTTGACAGCCACCGAGTGGGCAAAGTTTGGCGAATTGATTCGCTTGGGTGGAACGTGGGAAGGGACGTCGATCATCCCGCAATCGAAACTCGACCAGTGTTTTGTCGGCAATGACGCGAACCCCGCGTACGGATTGACGTTCTGGCTAAACACCAAGGTGAAACCGGCCACGCGACGTTCGATCCCCCAGATTCGCTTCGGCTCGGACGACCTGACCAACACAACGAAGATTCCCTCGGACATCGTGTTCGCCGCCGGAGCGGGCAAGCAACGATTGTTCATCAGCCGGGACGCAAAACTTGTTGTTGTCCGGCAAGCCGACGGTATCGTGGACGCGCTCGACGGCAAACGCGACAGCTATTCCGATCTGGAATTTCTCAGTCGTCTGCTGAAATAGAATCGAAACGCAAAGGGGTCAAGCTGCGAAATAATGCTGCACGATGACAATCACCCGGCCCACGAAGACCCCGAGCAGATTCATCAAGATAAGAACGCTGATCGGCAACCCAACGATAAGCAGGCAAATCGCACCTAACGATAGTCTGTCTTTCAGCGGCGTTCGATGATCATCGTCGGCGTTCATCGTTACCGTCCATTGATTCATGGTTCACGATTCGAGTAAGAGAACGTCGTCCCGCATCAACCAAAACCGCCAGCGAAGCGTCGGCAAGGAACCAAAAGGTCCCGAGCCAATCCCACCGCTGGCGGTTTCCACTAAATAGGGCTGGCAGGACTTGAACCCGCGACCTAGGGATTATGAGTCCCCAGCTCTAACCAACTGAGCTACAGCCCCGAAGCGTTTTTCGGTCGCTTGCCGATTCGGCGCCCGAAAACGATGTGGATAACGCCGAGACATCATCCGGTTCATCACCACCTTGCTGCAAGGAGCATCAGCGGTGAAGGCATCTAGTCTATCGAAGCATCGGCGACGATCGAAGCCCGCTAAACCCAGTCCCCAATTTCCGCTGAAGCCGTAGGGCAACGAGGAGGCGGAGAAAACAAAGTCGATGGCGGTAGGCATTTGCGAAATATTGCGTTTCGCTCGGTCCCGCAATGGGCACAGATGCGCTGCCGCTCAACCGTGCGAGTCAATCTCGCTGGTCCCCGTCAACTGCGGCGAGAAACTGGTCGATCAGTCCTTTCGGTGCTTTGACGATATGTTCGGGCCCTGGAAACCTGCCGCCTTTGACATCATCGATATAGTCGCGGAACCCCTCGACTCGCTCCACTTGCATTGCCTGCTCCATCTTGTACAGGTCCCGGTATTGCTTGGTGTGTCGTGGATAGGGAGGCGCGTGATTGCCAAGGATGTCTTCGGCAAACATGAATTGAATGTCACCGCCGCTGCCCGCGCCAATCGACGAGGTGACCAAACGGGTGCGACTCGAAATCTGCGCAAGCAACTCGGCCGGTACAACTTCAACTTCGACCGCCCAGGCTCCTGCTGCTTCGAACGACTGGATCTGTTCGAATATCCAGATCGCCTGTTCGATGGTTTTGCCGACTGCCTTGAGGCCTCCTGTCCAGGTGCTCAAACGGGGCACCAGCCCGGCGTGAGCTTCAACAGGAATTCCAGCGTCCGAAACAGCGCGAATGAACTCTGGCCCCCATTGGCACATGATTCCATCGGCGCCGGCTTCCATCGCGTCGTAGCCGGCACGGACGGCTTCCGCCGCGGTCGCAATCTTTGTCAGCCCGATACAGAACGTCATGAACGTATTCGGCGCCGCATTTCGGATCGCAATGGCACCGGCCGGATTCCCAGGATCAAACTTGACTTTGAGCGTATCGATGCCCGCCTCTTCCGCCGCGACTGCCTCGTCGGTCGTAAAGGGCATCGTCTCGGTGAGAACGGCTTTCCCTTTCAAGTCTTGAAGGTGCTTGATGGTGTAGTTTCGGGTTGCGTATGCCCCGCCAAGGGTCATGGTCCGGTGCAATCCTCGCTTGTGTGCGTCTCTGGGAGGCAGCGCACTCGATTGGTTTCCGTCAGATTTCATGGATTCTATTTTCTGTTCCAGCGAACGGTTGTTACACGCCAGGCAGATTCACTCGATCTCGCCAAGCCGCATCAACGAGGTAGCAGTAAGTTCTGCATCTTAGCGTGCTTGATCCGAACACCGAAGAGAAGCGGCTTTGCAAATGCGACATTACCGCGGGGATGCTTTGCGACTGCCCGGACGCGTGCCATGGATTGCCTGGACTGAATAGCCTCTTCTGACTTGGGCAAGCAGTTTTGCTGGTCAAGCTCTCCGCCGTTCCCGCTGCTGGCTTGAAGGTCATTTGAAGCTTCCCTTTTTGGCCCTGTCGCGCACGTCGTTGCAAGAAACGATCATCGCATTTGTCACGCAGATCCTCTGCTCTGCATGTTAGGCCTGTCCCTTCAATCGTCCCGCAAGGAAACCGGTGGCCCGCTCGGTTTCTACTTCGCCAAACAGAATTCCTTCTTCGCCGTAGGGTTGGT from Rubripirellula tenax encodes the following:
- a CDS encoding LysR family transcriptional regulator, which produces MKISPPRGRVEDLSVSHLHTFRLVMQHGGYASAAKASGMSVPSVWQHIRSLESIYAVKLFEKVGRQVQPTDSAKRLFDQVDQVLVHLESTFDHVDNSQAERLIRLVVGTRMMMEDLALPLAAFRKRHRNQLVIRQGNEQRAEERLLADETDIALTLEPGPYQRSPRIHYERAYTVDFLAIAARKHAFAKSGTSSLRELVKHELVVTTVGTHGRDTLEQALHRDGLSATIAIETDNSAFTIACVAAGMGVGVLAGRGKGTLCKNLLSRSLTKQLGQRNIVFMWRKGTLLSRPMLDFVDHVRRLDADWNASNP
- a CDS encoding isocitrate/isopropylmalate dehydrogenase family protein; this encodes MAAYSIALLPGDGIGPECMDATRIVLDQLVQEFSGLDLSFKSHRAGAELFRESGETLPDQVLAECLAADAVLLSAIGLPDVRYPDGTEVQPTMMVGLRRALNVHSAVRPVKLYPGAPCALKETGPGIDFIIIRENLEGLFASFGGGAKVGNEVATDTLVVTRKGTSQVSDFAFRLAQRRSGRPSDGKKMVTCVDKANVFRSMAFFREVFFDAAKAYPQIDANAVYVDAMSLYMVQNPWDFDVLVMENQFGDILSDLGAGLVGGLGLGPSAEMGEENGLFQPSHGTAPQLAGRNAANPMATILSAAMMLDWLGDKHSDPVCHDASIVLEGAVAKVLADGKIQTRDVGGTSSTTEVAQAIAQALSHCTATSV
- a CDS encoding 3-methyl-2-oxobutanoate hydroxymethyltransferase; the protein is MKSDGNQSSALPPRDAHKRGLHRTMTLGGAYATRNYTIKHLQDLKGKAVLTETMPFTTDEAVAAEEAGIDTLKVKFDPGNPAGAIAIRNAAPNTFMTFCIGLTKIATAAEAVRAGYDAMEAGADGIMCQWGPEFIRAVSDAGIPVEAHAGLVPRLSTWTGGLKAVGKTIEQAIWIFEQIQSFEAAGAWAVEVEVVPAELLAQISSRTRLVTSSIGAGSGGDIQFMFAEDILGNHAPPYPRHTKQYRDLYKMEQAMQVERVEGFRDYIDDVKGGRFPGPEHIVKAPKGLIDQFLAAVDGDQRD
- a CDS encoding DUF5060 domain-containing protein, giving the protein MNYSHLVRSALAATALVCFVLSPTTRAQDNALGTQDIVLEATDFSIDGTAYYLDQGKWLAIHPERNKSAKTQSAFPSASGKYHVTLEAVGESDGRATYQVAINDSQVGDFTCPISRQTFETGPQFHHMWRDIRVGEGDVVTVSSQIASADGKEFSRARVARIRFTPADAATVAAVKTLGMKAPSKTSHGEALVGPRGNDGDGSVVISGEAKQWHKVTLTLDGPFAHEGDNRPNAFTDLAFNVAFQHESGSPSYTVPGYFAADGNAAESSAEFGTMWRAHLSPDKVGRWTYTISFKQGAGAAIGDNAGTAITLFDGTHGDFQIEDSDKIGRDMRARGRLQYIGKHYLQYAGSKEFFLKVGPDAPETMLGYQDFDNTIARKSGVPLKSWKPHVGDWQSGDPAWKNGKGKGLIGAINYLAKKGCNTFSFLTYNAGGDGDNVWPFVKREDKLHYDCSKLDQWGVILDHGTAKGMHLHFKMQENEMDDNRRGHGDQAGQVPESLDGGKTGVERKLYCRELIARYGHALALNWNIGEENTQSSDEIRDMVNYIHDTDPYHHPIVLHTYPNQQDKQYTPLLGDQSKLTGVSLQNSWNQAHGRTLKWVRQSALAGRPWVCANDEQGPASDGVPADPGYQGNDGTGTQDGKTYTAHDIRKLCLWGTLMAGGGGVEYYFGYKLPENDLVCEDFRSRDTSWDYCRIAVTFFADNAIPFAEMTNADSLIGNIKNGNSKFCFAKQDEIYLVYLPNGGESSLDLSDANGAFTVEWFNPRTGGGLQQGTVGRIAGGKRETLGPPPVDQDQDWLAVVRKSAN
- a CDS encoding serine hydrolase, coding for MGRFGFLVKLVSCIGIAIVSCPADAQNRGQFIESRFDSFDKDGDGRITASEANRPFLIRQFDKDGDGALSIDEFRAVMEKAVNRQGPSTDAGKPWQAADFVGDIPDAAPISQQSVLAAAQYSASKKGISFLVMYDGKPIYADYPNGGSATRGHELASGTKSFTGVMAIAAIEDGLIASLDENVSDTITEWKDDPLKSKITVRQLLDLTSGISPGSSDGGQVPSYASAIRNPTLTPPGEKFNYGPAHFQCFGELMRRKLKSGGSSESPLEYLTRRIFKPIGLDYARWRSDEDGHPHLPSGAALTATEWAKFGELIRLGGTWEGTSIIPQSKLDQCFVGNDANPAYGLTFWLNTKVKPATRRSIPQIRFGSDDLTNTTKIPSDIVFAAGAGKQRLFISRDAKLVVVRQADGIVDALDGKRDSYSDLEFLSRLLK